The Terriglobus tenax genome contains a region encoding:
- a CDS encoding peptidoglycan-binding domain-containing protein, with product MRSRRGPTAQHTQKKASSKPVARRTSFKPGQRGIDDTRATEIQQALIKAGYLSGNPTGHWDSNTESAMQKLQGDNGWQTKLVPDSRALIKLGLGPKMDSTAMTADNTIETTGTK from the coding sequence ATGCGTTCGCGCAGAGGGCCGACCGCGCAGCATACGCAGAAGAAGGCTTCCTCCAAGCCGGTCGCACGCCGTACCTCATTCAAGCCCGGCCAGCGTGGCATTGACGACACCCGCGCAACGGAGATCCAGCAGGCACTCATTAAGGCAGGCTACCTGTCAGGAAATCCGACGGGACACTGGGATTCGAACACGGAGTCCGCCATGCAGAAGCTTCAGGGCGACAATGGCTGGCAGACCAAGCTGGTGCCCGACTCCCGCGCTCTGATCAAGCTGGGTCTGGGGCCGAAGATGGACTCCACGGCCATGACTGCGGACAACACGATTGAAACCACCGGCACGAAGTAG